The following proteins are encoded in a genomic region of bacterium:
- a CDS encoding C25 family cysteine peptidase produces MNRRLILAILLTIPFSYLNAEWVSLGGAGQGAPEVRVIEATDSKVVMEFKLSGYYLDIIEIDGKPYSKIVLPGVVTFLEKGLPALPKLSKSVIIPDNAMMNYRVAELEYEIREVYPVIPSKGNLYRNIDPATVSYTFSEFYNKDEWFPKEVVELHNPFIIRDFRGQTIELHPFQYNPVRKELKVIKRVVIEVYQSGIGGQNIKIRRGKHDISREFYPLYENLFINFLPARYDTIAEKAGRMLIITKDSYYNNILPLVEWKKQKGIPTKVVKISEVGNTQTNIKNYIQTEYNTEGVTFVLLVGNGDDIVPARGTVGHASGETADPVYMYLEGNDYYPDAFISRFSANNATHVDNQVARSIKYEKEPELGGSWYCKGTGIASNQSGGEGIPDYERANWIRDTLLNYTYTSVDKIYDPYGTTSMIRDSVNAGRSIINYLGHGWYDSWGNGGGFTVSDVHALTNTNKLPFIISVACFVGEFVNTIECFCEAWLWAGTPAEPNGAIAHYGSTIPQSWDPPCYAQFEASMLFARGRMTTAGGTTFNGSCWMIQQLGNDGVEMFQTWHLFGDASVQLRNNTPYPTTVNYQPVIPVGEFDLTVSVGSEGAPINEALVCAKLDTIFVSRYTNTSGEATLPIVTTEPCTLWITVTGHNLQPYEGYALVIVPATVIINPDTITVNTATNVSVTVLDTLDLGISDVVVRISGIGVSKCDTTGASGEVIINVNSPYGEVLSCKGRKIGESWDLFKDSIWVIGDTLLTSPDISAQVTEIGTIDTLTPYYEGTITARTGGNSGFTLFTKGCGVDTSVFTIG; encoded by the coding sequence ATGAATAGACGACTTATTTTAGCCATTTTGCTCACCATTCCATTTAGTTACTTAAATGCGGAATGGGTGAGCCTTGGAGGTGCTGGACAGGGAGCACCTGAGGTTAGGGTTATTGAGGCTACAGATAGCAAAGTTGTTATGGAATTCAAACTCAGTGGCTATTACCTTGATATAATAGAGATAGATGGTAAACCATATTCTAAGATTGTTCTACCTGGGGTAGTAACTTTTCTTGAAAAAGGATTGCCTGCACTACCAAAGTTAAGTAAGAGTGTGATTATCCCTGATAATGCTATGATGAACTATCGGGTTGCTGAGCTTGAATACGAGATTAGAGAAGTTTATCCTGTCATTCCTTCAAAAGGAAATCTGTATAGAAATATAGACCCAGCTACTGTGTCATACACTTTTAGTGAGTTTTACAATAAAGATGAGTGGTTTCCTAAAGAGGTTGTTGAATTACATAATCCTTTCATAATAAGAGATTTTAGGGGCCAGACAATTGAGTTACATCCATTTCAGTATAATCCGGTAAGGAAGGAGTTGAAGGTTATTAAACGAGTAGTAATTGAAGTATATCAGTCAGGTATAGGTGGTCAGAATATAAAGATTAGAAGAGGGAAGCACGATATAAGTCGCGAGTTTTACCCTCTTTACGAGAATCTGTTTATAAACTTTTTACCTGCTCGTTACGATACTATAGCTGAAAAGGCAGGTAGAATGCTAATTATCACTAAAGATAGTTACTATAATAACATATTACCACTCGTTGAGTGGAAGAAGCAAAAGGGAATACCGACAAAGGTTGTAAAGATATCAGAGGTAGGAAATACACAGACTAATATTAAAAATTACATCCAAACCGAATACAATACTGAAGGAGTGACTTTTGTCTTACTTGTAGGCAATGGAGATGACATAGTGCCAGCAAGGGGTACTGTAGGGCATGCCAGTGGTGAGACAGCTGACCCAGTATATATGTATCTTGAGGGTAACGATTACTATCCAGATGCTTTCATTTCACGCTTCTCAGCCAACAATGCTACTCATGTAGATAATCAGGTAGCAAGGTCAATTAAGTATGAGAAGGAGCCCGAGCTAGGCGGTAGCTGGTATTGTAAGGGAACAGGTATAGCAAGTAATCAAAGTGGTGGCGAGGGTATACCTGACTATGAGCGTGCTAACTGGATAAGGGATACTTTACTCAATTATACATATACGAGTGTAGATAAGATATACGACCCTTATGGGACTACAAGTATGATACGCGACTCAGTAAATGCAGGTAGAAGCATAATAAACTACCTTGGACATGGGTGGTATGATAGCTGGGGAAATGGAGGTGGATTTACAGTTAGTGATGTCCATGCACTCACAAATACAAACAAACTACCATTTATAATCTCTGTTGCTTGCTTTGTAGGCGAATTTGTTAACACAATTGAATGCTTTTGTGAAGCCTGGCTATGGGCAGGTACACCAGCTGAGCCTAATGGTGCAATTGCCCATTATGGGTCAACAATCCCACAATCATGGGACCCGCCTTGCTATGCTCAGTTTGAAGCATCTATGCTATTTGCACGCGGTAGAATGACAACAGCGGGTGGGACTACATTTAATGGGTCGTGCTGGATGATACAGCAGCTCGGCAACGATGGAGTAGAGATGTTCCAGACTTGGCACCTGTTTGGGGATGCATCTGTCCAGTTACGGAATAATACTCCATATCCAACTACAGTTAATTATCAGCCTGTTATTCCTGTAGGTGAGTTTGACTTGACAGTCTCGGTTGGGTCTGAAGGTGCTCCTATTAATGAGGCGTTAGTTTGTGCTAAGTTAGATACTATTTTTGTAAGTAGATACACAAATACAAGTGGTGAGGCAACGCTTCCTATTGTAACTACTGAGCCCTGTACACTATGGATTACGGTAACTGGACATAATTTACAACCTTATGAGGGTTATGCTTTGGTAATTGTACCTGCAACTGTGATTATAAATCCGGATACTATAACAGTTAATACAGCTACTAATGTTTCTGTTACAGTCCTTGATACTTTGGATCTGGGTATATCTGATGTTGTAGTGCGAATATCAGGCATTGGGGTCTCAAAATGTGATACTACAGGTGCAAGTGGTGAGGTCATAATCAATGTCAATTCACCGTATGGAGAAGTATTGAGTTGTAAAGGTCGTAAAATAGGTGAGAGTTGGGACTTATTCAAAGATTCTATATGGGTGATTGGAGATACATTACTTACTTCTCCTGATATATCAGCACAGGTGACAGAAATAGGGACGATAGATACTCTTACTCCTTATTACGAAGGCACTATAACTGCCCGTACGGGTGGTAATTCAGGTTTCACATTATTTACTAAAGGGTGTGGAGTTGATACATCTGTATTCACAATTGGGA